AGTGTCTACAAAACTAGACAAACAGACTTCTGTTCAGACGCAGATGACTTTCATAGCAACGTCATTTGTACATCTTTAAAAGGCAACACACTGCAGGAAACATTTAATTATGTGAAATTAAATTTGAGCTgaatccatacaatggaataccatgcAGCTGTTCAACAGACTTAAAGGTTTTTATCTGGAGTGATGTCCATGATGTCTATTAAGCTAAAAATAAGTTATATGCTATCGAGTCTGACGGGGACTGGTAACTAGAATGCAGAAAGTATCCAAAtacaaaatgggcaaaggatttggaGAGACACACAAGCAGGCAACAAGCACGTGAACAGATGCTCAGTGTCttggaccccagagatggcaggagGCGGCACCTCACACCCTACGGGGCAGCGACCACACCCTCAGAGGAACAGGCACGGATGGGATGCTGAGCAGGCGGGCTTGGGCGTGGCCAGGGGCTGCCCGATGCAGCAGCATCTTCACAGTTCCTCACAATGTTACCCTTCGCTCATGAGCCCCGTGCCCCCAGGAGAAGGTGACCATGGTGGCCCCACGGCCTGGCTGTGCCCAATCCTCACCCTCTGATTCAGGCAGGAACCTGCTTGCTGCCTCCACCACCTGACTTTCTCCTGGATAGGTACGTGACCCCTGAGGTCTGCGAGCCtgtgtctgaggagacacatgacATCTGGTCCTCCCTGGGGCCTCCCTAGGGCAAGACTGTGTCTGCTTTGGCCCTGCACGCTGCTGTGTATGTCATGGGCACCCAGCTGGCGGAGCTGTGCTCCAAAAACCACGCAGCgcgggggtggcagggaggggcagCGATAAGCGGAGACACACAGCATCCACCAGATCCCAAGGCTGGCCCCATCCTGGGAGGGCAAGGTGCAGGGAGCAGGCGCCTACCCGTGAGTCTCTGAGGGGACACGCCGCCTGGAGAGGGGCCTCCAGTTACAGGAAAGACTAATGGCCCATCCTTGACAGGAAGAAACTGCCCTGGTTCTGCTGCTCTGTTctggatcatttttaaaattatgactttCTCCACATGAAAAGCAGGCTTTCCCGTAGTGATTCTAGTCCACTCCCTGAAGCGGCCAGGCTCAGCCATCAGGGCCACAACCCCCACTCACCTGCTTCTCCCCAAAGTGGTACTGGCAGAGCTTCTTCCACAGCTGCCGGTCCTCGCTGAGCGCGGACAGTGTCGGGGTCACCTGACCCAGGGTGACGATGTCCCACCCATCCGAGAACCTGTACAGGATGTTGCTGAGCATGTGCACAGGAAGGTCGCTGAGCGTCAGGCCACTGTCCACCTGCTGGGAGGGCCCGCACACTTACTCCAGCGGGAACACGGGAGCTCATCGGTCACAGTGACATCTCCCTCTTCCCCAATCCTCCCAGATGACACCCTGCAGTGGCCCTGGCTGAACCTGGGGCCCCGGACACTGAAACCCTAGTCCCAGCGTTCGCCGGGTGATGTGGCGTCACTGCACATCAGGGACTTGGGGACAGTGGCATCTGGGGCACGTGGCCTGGTCACGGTCTGGAAAGCAGACACACCCCACATGTAAGTGTCTTACAGGCGAGTGGCCCTCACAGCACAAGCCCCTGAACACGGGAATGAGGCTGCCTGGACACGGAATGTCAGAGCACCCCTGCTAACTGCAGGGCCTTAACTAGGGAATCATCACTCCCTATAAATCTCGCATTTACACGACAAATACTGGCCCAAGGTCACCTCTGAACCCAACCAGAGATAAACCAAACACAGCGTAAGACACTTTAGTGAATGGGGTCAACATTTCTCTTGGTGAAACCAGTTATCAGAATAAACACAAAACATCAAAGACAGCAAGAAATGGAGATGAAAACACCAGCCCCGAGAAGCAACAGCAGGTGAACAGTCACCACTACATGGTGCAGTCTTAATTTACTGAATATCATTCTAGTCTAAAATATCTAATCAGCTGTCAAGGTAAATTAACTTACCACCGCATCACCCACAGGACCAGCTGTTTTTAATAATTACCATCCCCACTGTCTTTCCAATGACACCTATAAGCCATTAAAGAGTCTTCTGGCCTGAATCCATCTTACGACAGTTTAATACGTATTCAGGAAATGTAAACAGAAAAAGCCTTTGGAAAAGCTGTGATAGTCTTCCACATACACTCAGAAGTAGCAATGGCTTCTGTGATGTAACAGCAGAGACTACTCACGTGCAGGCCAGAAAGCACATACCTCCGTCATCTGAAGattctgcagctgctgctgccagCGGAGAACGGTCTCTAATCGGCAAATCCAGATGTTGATGTTTCCCACCAGCACAGACTTCCCTACTCCTCGGATCAGAATGCACAGGGTGGAGCTGAGGTCTTGGAGAAGATCCTTGATCAGGCGAGGGTTTTGGTGGTCACCGAGAACTGGAATAAACAAAAACGAAACAATCCAACAATCCCATCAGCCCCCATTGTTAAAAATGACCTGctttcgggcttccctgggggctcagtgaaGGATCcatctgcccatgcaggagagcCACGGGTTTGCTCCTGGATcccggaagattccacatgcctcagagcaactaagcctgtgagccacaactatgaagcccgtgctccagagcctgggagccgcaactactgagcccatgagctgcaactattgaggcctgagagccctagagcctgtgctcgccaacgagagaagccgccacgatgagaagcccgtgcaccacgacTGGAGAGGCGCCCCCACTCCCCGCGACCAGAGAAAGGCCCGGGCGGCAACGAGGACCCGGCACAGCCgacagaaaagaagcaaaatgggTTTAAAATGGCCTGCTTTCACAACCCAAGGGCCTCTAACAGACAGCACAGGTGAACAGAATGTGACTTACACACACAGGGGAGTGCCACTCAGCCTTAAACAGGGCAGAAATGCTGACATGCGTCGCATGAAACCTGAAGACCTTAAGATAAGAACCAGTCACAGATGGACAAGTGTTGTTTGATGCTCCTGATGAGGTCCTTGGAATAGTCAAGTTCACAGAGCGCGTAGATGGCGGGTGCTGGGGAGGCGGCATTAGTGTGTATGGGGACAGTGTGTCAGTTCTGCGGACAGCGTGTCGCCGCTGTGGTGGCCACAGCCGCAGTGATGCGTGTGTCAGTTCTGCGGACAGCGTGTCGCTGCTGTGGTGGCACAGCCACAGCGATGCATGTGTCAGTTCTGCGGACAGCGTGTCTCCGCTGTGGTGGCCACAGCCGCAGTGATGCGTGTGTCAGTCTGCGGACAGCGTGTCTCCACTGTGGTGGCCACAGCCTCAGTGATGCGTGTGTCAGTCTGTGGACAGCGTGTCTCCGCTGTGGTGGCCACAGCCACAGCGATGAGTGTGTCAGTTCTGCAGACAGCGTGTCACCGCTGTGGTGGCCACAGCCGCAGGGATGTGACCGCTCAGTGCCACTGAGCTGTGCACTCAAGATGCACAGGAAAGAtggtattttatgtatatttcaccACAAAAGGAAAATTTCACTGCATATCCAAAGTGGCATCATTTTTGAGGTATCACAAGTATGATGAGATTCGAAAACTTCCAAATGCTGTCTGATAGTGTATTTGTGGTTGAGTCTACAATTTTGTCTTTAAATCCATCTCTACTTTCTTTTATACTTAATCATAAAGAGAATTGATAGTTAAAATGGCATATTTATACATAAACTCTTAAAGTTCCATTTATTATTGGCCATTAACTAATCGAGACAAAcattaagttaaaaagaaaattacaggcttgTCTGATGCATAAGAACTAAGTCACAACCTTGGTAATTACAGAATCACTATATAGCAAAAGTGAGCTATGAGTAGTTAACCATGAAGGAGAACGTATCCGTTTAAAACTCAGGGATACtttctcagggacttccctgccagcccggtggttaagactgcacttccactgcaggaagcatgggttcaatccctggtgagggatctaagatcccacatgcctcacggtGTGCCCCCCAACCTGTCTTTCTCATTACAATATATTCTTCTGTGTCcaaaagcatcttttaaagaACACCACCAAGAACATCAAGTACCAAGCGGCCAACCGGAGCCCATCACATTATCTGACACCATTAATACTGGgggtaaatgaaagaaaaatctaatcTCCTTGTACTAAATTAACTAAGACTGAGATCAGTAAAAACACCAGTGCTCGCCTTACCCTTCTGAACGATCTTATCCAGGATGTTGAAGTAGTTCTTCTGGGCCACACCACTCAGCGAGGTCAGCTGGGACTTTGCAATCAGCTGCAACAGCTTGAGAGGGGGAGGGGTTACAGGTGAGCATTGCCTCTGAAGGGaagcccacctccccaccccagtcaCCCGAGAAGAAAGCAAAGGATGCAGGTAGGGCTGCTGCTCAACCTCCGCCCTCCAGCCCCGGCCAGTATCCCGGCCACCCCTGCTGCAATCTGTGCCCCCTCCTCTGACCGCCCCAGCCTCACATGAGccaggccttccctgatggccccCCAGCACATCTGTCCCTCTGTCTGTCCCTCCAGCTTCCTTGCCAGTCCTGCCCTCCCACCACTCCTGCAGGTCCATCGGGCCCCAATATCCAcctgcctcccaggctccccctccGTCAGAGGCTGGCTGCTCTCAGCACATGGAAGCCGTTGCAGCCCTCCTCGGCTCTGCGGGAGGAGCGGTCCTGGTGGCCAGCAGGGAGGCCAGCGGGGAGGACCCGAGGGGACCCAGCAGCAGGGCCGGCTTCTGGGACACAGAGCTGCCCCTCCCCTCCGCACGTCAGGGACACCGGTCATCACAAACACCGCTCATCTGTAGGAGTCTCCAGTGACCCACTCCCAGCTCTGTGCACACTGGTTCAGGAGCCCTGGGTCAGCCCATCCCCACTGCCTCACGTCCTGTGACTGCTGTGCCCGAGCAGGCCCTCACTGTGGCCACGCCTGTCTGTGGTGCTGGTCAGACCCGTGCCTGCACACACCCGTTCACTGCGGCCCGTACTGTTCCTGAGCAATCTGAGGCCCTCTGGGTGAGCCGCAAACACATTCCAGAACCCAGATCACATCTGCTCCTGTGTCTCTGAAAAGGGATTCTTCATccctcctctccagccctccCTGCTGCCTCTGTCAGTtgcagagggaggagagaaagtgccaactcacacacactcacacactctcgCACACACTCTGTGTTGACTGTGGAGGCCAGAACGACAAACATGACAATCACACGCTAACTGCTGGGGAGGATCACGCCGCTAATTCTAGTGTGTCTACACACATGTGTCCTGTGCTGCAGTGATTACAGAAACCACACCCCAGCCCGGCTCGGGTCACGTAACCAGCCAGCGCTCTGTCCTTGCAGGAGCGCTCCTACAGGCCGCTACGGGGAGTACGTACAGCCTCGTGGCACTGTTAAAAATCCCAACTAACAGTTTCATGACTCATCACTTAGTCTTGGCTTAGGACAGTCAGGTGAGTAAACTTGCTaggcaaataaaaacaataaatggaaTATATAGTGAGATCCCTTATTTTCTGAATGCAGGAAAAGGTAAAAATTTCTTCTAAAAATGTATCATTAACACAATAAGGCTTCTATGCAGCTCTGTTTTGTATCAATTCCCTTCTCTCCACTAGCTTGCTCCCCTCTATGGAGCAGGGCTCATGCTCTGggaaaaacaaagtagaaaatgcATATGAAACCACCGGGCAAGAAACCCTGAGAGAAACTCCCgcttctccctctgtctccaACGTGACACGTGAGGTGGGCTGGAGGGAGCTTCAGTcctcctcctcctgaccccacccccatcccatggTTCTCCACCAGGAACAAGCACAGCTTCACGCAGCTGCCAAAAGGATCTTAAACACGTGACATGATCATCTTTAGGGCGCAACCACTCCACGTGTCCTCTGGTGGCTCTGAAATGAATACTCACCCTGACCACATAATTGAACCTTCGGATGTCCTGGATCGCACTCGAGAAGTCTAAGCGATTAAAAGCTTCTCCCAAAGTACAGTAGCCATGTCTCTGGAAAAACAGACACAAGTTACGATACCTCAAATCAGCCAACCAGGCAAAATGAACGGACAGCCAACGGGAATTAGTCTGTGCAACTTTTTTAATTTTCGCAAAggatattcattttcactatgatTTATTCCATATTTAATTTTAGAGTAAAATTAAAGCCATTCTAAATCTGTCATTTATGTATAATCAATTATGT
The sequence above is a segment of the Bos mutus isolate GX-2022 chromosome 1, NWIPB_WYAK_1.1, whole genome shotgun sequence genome. Coding sequences within it:
- the FBXO25 gene encoding LOW QUALITY PROTEIN: F-box only protein 25 (The sequence of the model RefSeq protein was modified relative to this genomic sequence to represent the inferred CDS: inserted 1 base in 1 codon), with the translated sequence MPFLGQDWRSPGWSWMKTEDGWKRCDAWSQELEGENSQCDIGHGIILNSEDEEIFSNEEHEFASKKRKKDHFRNDTNTQCFYRENWIYVHKESTRERHGYCTLGEAFNRLDFSSAIQDIRRFNYVVRLLQLIAKSQLTSLSGVAQKNYFNILDKIVQKVLGDHQNPRLIKDLLQDLSSTLCILIRGVGKSVLVGNINIWICRLETVLRWQQQLQNLQMTEQVDSGLTLSDLPVHMLSNILYRFSDGWDIVTLGQVTPTLSALSEDRQLWKKLCQYHFGEKQFCRHLILSEKGHVEWKLMYFALQKHYPTKEQYGDTLHFCRHCSILFWKDSGHXCTAADPDSCFTPVSPQHFIDLFKY